The Zygosaccharomyces rouxii strain CBS732 chromosome G complete sequence genome contains a region encoding:
- the PML39 gene encoding Pml39p (weakly similar to uniprot|Q03760 Saccharomyces cerevisiae YML107C Protein of unknown function green fluorescent protein (GFP)-fusion protein localizes to the nuclear periphery): MGKCTVKCILWHFDMDGKLQNRLDNVGAELEWILDPSKISRKVRFSAVSPSDKILKKWKYRPRETRSNRFLDRVKLCPYENVVLTVRKNCPGFNLHSYDNLIDRCKRIQDGTREQWLDWDNVWINPISLSSKGWDFSSSQNGNLVCKCVTCSNTLCLQLNSGSQLNKRYWEKYVSSEHSIDCPWRKNQFDLVNEYYLQSWNLVRELERISRSRVSKESALFSGKLQSLFQIDDESLKLCLQGYELVEEDVVQCTGCHKRAFTKSILRDQINFHAEWCKYYNCEKLGEMIEKSVVLPMDKDINGRLKLLENYFETM, from the coding sequence ATGGGCAAATGCACTGTTAAGTGCATCTTATGGCATTTCGATATGGATGGGAAGTTACAAAACAGGCTCGATAATGTGGGTGCGGAGTTGGAATGGATTTTAGACCCCTCAAAAATATCCCGGAAGGTTCGTTTTAGTGCGGTGAGTCCAAGTGATAAAATACTCAAGAAATGGAAGTATAGACCTCGAGAAACTCGATCAAATAGATTTCTAGACCGTGTTAAATTGTGTCCCTATGAAAATGTTGTCCTGACCGTTAGGAAGAATTGTCCAGGGTTCAATTTACACTCTTATGATAACCTCATTGACAGGTGTAAGAGAATTCAAGATGGCACCAGGGAGCAGTGGTTGGATTGGGATAACGTGTGGATCAATCCAATTAGtctttcttccaaaggTTGGGATTTTAGCTCTTCGCAAAATGGGAACTTGGTGTGCAAATGTGTTACTTGTTCGAATACACTTTGTTTGCAGTTAAATTCGGGGTCTCAACTCAATAAAAGGTATTGGGAAAAGTACGTTTCCTCGGAGCATTCGATTGATTGTCCCTGGAGGAAGAATCAATTTGATCTTGTCAATGAGTACTATTTACAGTCATGGAATTTAGTTCGTGAATTGGAAAGGATAAGTCGATCAAGAGTGAGCAAAGAATCTGCTCTTTTTAGTGGGAAATTGCAATCTCTATTTCAAATCGACGATGAGTCCTTAAAGTTATGTCTGCAAGGTTATGAATTAGTGGAGGAAGATGTAGTGCAGTGCACTGGATGCCATAAAAGAGCTTTTaccaaatccattttaCGAGATCAAATTAATTTTCATGCTGAATGGTGTAAATATTACaattgtgaaaaattgggcgaaatgattgaaaaatctgttGTACTTCCAATGGATAAGGACATTAATGGTAGATTAAAGCTGTTGGAAAATTATTTCGAAACTATGTAG
- the MDM1 gene encoding Mdm1p (similar to uniprot|Q01846 Saccharomyces cerevisiae YML104C MDM1 Intermediate filament protein required for nuclear and mitochondrial transmission to daughter buds), with amino-acid sequence MRNVNIEIRLPKRIFLLLLLVFLRGKLILVIITLIGILFYSAASITLPILDPPIPKLLQDDDFNEDVVSEASVVKRNLFSNYPKISQEVENIIDLVVRDFIDTWFSHINGNPSSEFPQTVRAVLLGCVEKLQSLLQRKDEASLIVLKLLPLISKYFDEFCLAREAVMADMTFARDEDTNAELSVAVEFNKNFRLHRALSLRSNYLNRDISQYVKLRMENFLSFIIGTKELSSPYVCILLREILSSCIAEPIIVKFSDPDAWNLKLISISEKILEEYDQVDEIRKILSKEVEEQRNPIGDTVKNERQPMALELVPNLSNKQFEDFLRQISCFTSFIDLQSTKYSLLTKLLQLKKINGLSKNLLEYNKRLYLSLNLVQTRLLYVNDKGYLKKMRLRDPNTRGAFDAEKELEQFEAFLGTISLEDILQENYCLSFFEKFIRENSLKEGSAYLEYWKLVEGLKNPLENTVTESISVSICDTESSNFKTQVLKFFEGDHLATMSSLNRRLVEDILQFKGVNIDDSMLSSNRRSMLLLQDLSQEALNRFFFQRYKESSFFLEMISSPGFASTDVYARLIDLPAADKADAKLQTKKSVDAVRILTHPDISDALDRILNDKNGRRTSTSKPKNSWETLFGNDDDGDGDRIFNDTLFNNDDRFEAVESFFGNQDEEETQDSTESLSNSINSGLNAHSEISSDKLQNSTHTFTSLKDDIAKLTLAIDDIEKELELLDHLILKADLTNNQNQLKLLRKSQKALLKDLDNKELLKQQCLVQENANSLYGKTKICIRSYYVDTQLEHGHEVAYYLINVEHSHQGQVTAWEIPRRFNEFFKLNSTLKKKYKSQVKHLQKRDIFPEKVKMSLKYHVSKVLLYEERKERLERYLRELLAIPEICQDNLFRVFLTDSASFNAKEEVVSKPLLRSLEGSGTDLSHKRESSTDFQTRQIDADYEEELNFYEDDRNFYHNKETGRNSQNKSFVKPICDLFISVFSLNRSNSGWLRGKTIITVLQQLLGSTIEKYVKNSIRKLRDEDQILRTILLLKESLWGPEGVFSRSGMAAPNDERTKGEKARTQADSQAILQSLFAETCGKVIGLRTAREAGFNIHSMVQNQFLMASLLLEIMDTVLDEICDDDMGYHSVEQ; translated from the coding sequence ATGAGAAATGTCAATATTGAGATACGTTTACCAAAACGCATATTTCTGCTGCTTCTATTGGTCTTTCTCCGGGGGAAATTAATCTTGGTGATTATAACATTGATTGGAATTCTGTTCTATTCTGCCGCATCAATCACCCTACCAATTCTAGATCCACCAATTCCCAAACTTTTACAGgatgatgatttcaatGAGGATGTTGTTTCAGAGGCGTCAGTGGTTAAAAGAAATCTATTCTCGAATTATCCAAAGATTTCCCAAGAAGTTGAGAATATTATCGATTTAGTAGTTCGTGATTTCATCGACACTTGGTTTTCTCATATCAATGGTAATCCGTCATCAGAGTTCCCCCAAACCGTAAGAGCTGTGTTGCTAGGTTGCgtggaaaaattacaatCTCTATTACAACGTAAAGATGAAGCCAGTTTAATAGTTCTTAAGCTTTTGCCACTAATCAgcaaatattttgatgaattctgCTTGGCTAGAGAAGCGGTTATGGCGGATATGACTTTTGCCAGAGATGAAGACACAAATGCGGAATTAAGTGTTGCCGTGGAATttaataaaaattttagaCTGCATAGAGCTCTTTCCCTGCGTTCCAACTATTTAAATCGTGATATTAGCCAATATGTGAAACTTagaatggaaaatttcctttcttttattattggaACCAAAGAGCTAAGCTCCCCCTATGTTTGCATTCTGTTGCGTGAAATACTTAGCTCATGCATAGCGGAACCAATAATAGTTAAATTTTCAGATCCTGATGCTTGGAACTTAAAACttatttcaatttcagaaaAGATATTGGAAGAATATGATCAAGTGGATGAAATTCGTAAAATTCTGTCCAAGGAAGTAGAAGAGCAGAGAAACCCAATTGGCGATACTgtgaaaaatgaaagacAACCTATGGCATTGGAATTAGTACCTAATTTATCGAataaacaatttgaagatttcttgaGGCAGATCAGTTGCTTTACGTCTTTTATCGATCTACAAAGTACAAAATACTCTTTGCTGACAAAACTTCTacaattaaagaaaattaaTGGACTATCCAAAAACCTGTTAGAGTACAATAAAAGGTTATATCTCTCTCTCAATTTGGTACAAACCAGACTGTTATATGTAAATGACAAAGGCTacttgaagaagatgcGATTACGAGATCCTAACACTCGAGGTGCTTTCgatgctgaaaaggaattagaacAATTTGAGGCATTCTTGGGGACAATCAGTTTAGAGGATATCTTACAGGAAAATTATTGTCTCTCTTTTTTCGAGAAGTTTATAAGAGAAAactctttgaaagaaggtTCTGCCTACTTAGAATATTGGAAGCTAGTGGAGGGCTTAAAAAACCCATTGGAAAACACCGTCACTGAATCTATTTCTGTATCTATATGTGACACGGAGTCGTCAAACTTTAAAACACAAGTgttaaaattttttgaagGAGATCATCTAGCCACTATGAGTTCCTTGAACCGGAGGCTTGTCGAAGATATCCTTCAATTTAAGGGGGTCAATATCGATGATTCCATGCTGTCTTCAAACAGAAGAAGCATGCTTCTATTGCAAGATCTGTCCCAAGAAGCTTTGAATCGATTCTTCTTTCAGCGGTATAAAGAATCGAGTTTTTTCCTTGAAATGATTTCGAGCCCAGGTTTTGCATCCACGGATGTCTATGCTAGACTGATAGACCTTCCAGCCGCTGATAAAGCAGATGCAAAGCTTCAAACCAAAAAGTCGGTTGATGCCGTTAGAATACTGACGCATCCTGACATAAGTGATGCATTAGATAGAATTCTGAACGATAAAAATGGTCGTCGAACATCTACAAGTAAGCCAAAGAACTCTTGGGAAACTTTATTTggaaatgatgatgatggtgacGGCGACAGAATATTCAACGAtactcttttcaacaatgaTGATAGGTTTGAAGCAGTGGAATCATTTTTTGGGAACcaagacgaagaagaaacccAAGATTCTACTGAATCCCTGTCAAATAGTATCAATTCAGGTCTTAATGCCCACTCAGAAATTTCTAGCGACAAATTACAAAATAGTACGCATACATTTACCAGTCTAAAGGATGACATTGCGAAGTTGACACTTGCAATTGATGATATAGAGAAAGAACTGGAATTGCTGGAtcatttgattttgaaagcTGATTTAACTAACAACCAAAACCAGTTAAAGCTTTTGAGGAAATCTCAGAAAGCTCTCTTAAAAGACTTAGATAATAAAGAATTGCTAAAGCAACAGTGTTTGGTCCAGGAAAATGCCAATAGCCTATACGGcaaaacaaaaatttgCATAAGAAGTTATTACGTTGATACACAGCTTGAACATGGTCACGAAGTTGCCTATTATTTGATAAATGTCGAGCATTCACATCAAGGTCAGGTAACGGCATGGGAAATCCCAAGGAGATTTAAcgaattcttcaaattgaattCTACACTTAAGAAAAAGTATAAAAGTCAAGTAAAGCATTTGCAAAAAAGAGATATATTCCCTgagaaggtgaagatgtCCTTAAAATATCATGTATCCAAAGTGCTTTTATATGAGGaaaggaaagaaagattggaaagatATCTTCGAGAGCTGTTAGCTATACCTGAAATCTGCCAAGATAATTTGTTTAGGGTTTTCTTGACCGATTCTGCGAGCTTCAATGCTAAGGAAGAAGTGGTGAGTAAGCCGCTGTTGAGATCGCTCGAAGGTTCCGGTACAGATCTTAGTCACAAGAGGGAGTCTTCAACAGATTTTCAAACCCGCCAAATTGATGCTGATTACGAAGAAGAGTTAAATTTCTACGAAGATGACCGCAACTTTTATCATAATAAGGAAACAGGCCGAAATTCACAAAACAAATCATTTGTCAAACCCATATGTGACCTTTTCATATCTGTTTTTTCATTAAACAGAAGCAACTCTGGCTGGCTCAGGGGAAAGACAATAATTACGGTATTACAACAATTACTCGGGAGTACGATTGAGAAATATGTTAAAAACAGTATTCGAAAATTGAGAGATGAAGATCAAATATTGagaacaattcttttgTTGAAAGAATCTCTATGGGGGCCCGAAGGTGTTTTTTCTAGAAGCGGCATGGCTGCTCCCAATGATGAACGTACCAAAGGTGAGAAAGCTAGGACTCAGGCCGATTCACAAGCGATTTTGCAGTCTCTATTCGCAGAGACTTGTGGTAAAGTCATTGGCCTTCGAACAGCTCGAGAGGCTGGTTTTAATATTCACAGCATGGTCCAAAATCAGTTTTTAATGGCAAGCCTGTTGCTGGAGATTATGGATACTGTCCTAGATGAGATCTGTGATGACGACATGGGATACCATTCAGTTGAgcaatga
- the SEC65 gene encoding RNA-binding signal recognition particle subunit SEC65 (highly similar to uniprot|P29478 Saccharomyces cerevisiae YML105C SEC65 signal recognition particle subunit homologue of mammalian SRP19), giving the protein MPKLEELNDYDDIDNLEMDLAELDPSLKTPIAPKITPTVVRSQDQEVKSEQVSNDPNQVTFINPQTGKVESSAKMSRKEMDEIKNFQILYPCYFDKRRSHAEGRRVPLKLAVENPLAKTVADAVRSLGLLCIFEGDKTHPQDFGNPGRVRVLFKEDGQLVATAKRFAGGKKQLINAIGEYMVSHPTTIASLREIPYGPDFDGIEFKKVPNVKGFKMNDIVPLHSEYLMAHPMTKSIYDPVKQPAPEKQFKMPKNKVKVLRR; this is encoded by the coding sequence ATGCCCAAGTTAGAGGAGCTTAACGATTACGATGATATTGATAATCTAGAGATGGATTTAGCTGAGCTTGATCCATCTTTAAAGACACCAATTGCCCCCAAGATTACGCCGACAGTAGTTAGAAGTCAGGACCAAGAGGTTAAGTCTGAACAAGTTAGTAATGATCCCAACCAGGTGACGTTTATCAACCCACAGACTGGTAAAGTGGAAAGCAGTGCAAAGATGAGTCGGAAAGAAATGgatgaaatcaaaaatttccaaatattgTACCCATGCTATTTCGATAAAAGAAGATCTCATGCTGAAGGTAGACGTGTACCATTAAAATTGGCAGTAGAAAATCCCTTGGCAAAGACTGTTGCAGATGCAGTCCGTAGTCTGGGGCTTTTATGTATATTTGAAGGTGATAAAACTCATCCACAAGATTTTGGTAATCCAGGTAGGGTTCGTGTACTATTTAAAGAGGACGGACAATTAGTTGCTACTGCTAAGAGGTTCGCCGGTGGTAAGAAACAACTAATTAATGCAATTGGTGAATATATGGTTTCGCACCCTACTACAATTGCTTCCCTAAGAGAGATTCCATACGGACCTGATTTTGACGGTATAGAATTTAAAAAGGTACCAAATGTCAAGGGTTTCAAGATGAACGATATCGTACCGTTACACAGTGAATATTTGATGGCTCACCCAATGACGAAGTCTATTTACGATCCTGTAAAGCAACCAGCACCTGAAAAACAATTCAAAATGCCCAAGAATAAAGTCAAGGTATTGAGAAGGTAG
- a CDS encoding uncharacterized protein (highly similar to uniprot|Q03759 Saccharomyces cerevisiae YML108W defines a new subfamily of the split beta-alpha-beta sandwiches.) codes for MSGPENSYRMLVLLEEPVSGSKPEDEKKVHEFMDELVLPFNVDEIDQLNSWFDKFDEQICIPNEGHIKYEITSDGIIVLILDKEMEPLVSQVRSFVEKHGNREDDDDEKEDD; via the coding sequence ATGAGTGGACCTGAGAACTCATATCGAATGCTAGTATTGCTGGAAGAACCCGTTAGTGGTTCAAAGcctgaagatgaaaagaaagtaCATGAATTTATGGACGAATTGGTACTGCCCTTCAACGTTGACGAAATAGATCAATTAAATTCGTGGTTTGACAAGTTTGATGAACAGATCTGTATACCGAATGAAGGTCATATCAAATACGAAATTACAAGTGATGGTATTATAGTACTAATCCTTGACAAGGAAATGGAGCCACTTGTGTCTCAAGTGCGTTCTTTTGTAGAAAAACATGGCAACCGTGAAGATGACGACGACGAAAAGGAGGATGACTGA
- the RRN9 gene encoding Rrn9p (similar to uniprot|P53437 Saccharomyces cerevisiae YMR270C RRN9 Upstream activation factor subunit): protein MNLLGLVVCSVCWVNFARSIKKSWLDAHHQGNSPIEMSSSEEEPFEGSARIGTADKSVIDGANELLESLEQSHRADLALHLYSSYLLKNLLYRANEKKHPYEVDQFIKTQIKDNWTNWPSSKTVIDPQTDKLYEDAIISNSTYEPGEISPNALTHSASMLRQELDSYWQGCLAQCASASEDTLDVDKMEMPSELAHNVIGKLDRFFEGLHHKVAKKNKIELQQDSTSKQLTVSQPENETIKGKRRVQLRYHDIISRGCEMGEDMTEIYMKSLELYNDIPGTIKKNQFKLPKTELKKYRPVKGGKSKIEVMRKTRENYLELEKLLKDKRLTAKDKMELKKMTRKKIELSLSKKNFFQVKGYGLDDDNDEESDPTSSNYNVDDALIRIPRRK, encoded by the coding sequence atGAATCTACTCGGTCTTGTTGTTTGTAGTGTGTGTTGGGTAAATTTTGCAAGGTCCATTAAAAAATCTTGGCTTGATGCTCATCACCAGGGGAACAGCCCAATAGAGATGAGCAGCAGCGAGGAAGAACCGTTCGAGGGATCTGCCAGAATTGGTACTGCTGACAAGTCTGTTATTGATGGTGCTAACGAATTGTTAGAGTCCTTGGAACAATCCCATCGGGCTGATCTGGCATTACATCTTTATTCATCTTATCTGCTAAAGAATCTGCTATACAGAGCTAACGAGAAAAAGCACCCGTATGAAGTggatcaattcatcaagacCCAGATAAAGGATAATTGGACCAATTGGCCAAGTTCTAAGACAGTTATCGATCCTCAGACTGATAAATTGTACGAAGATGCTATCATATCGAATTCGACATATGAACCCggtgaaatttcaccaaatgCCCTTACACATTCTGCTTCCATGTTGAGACAAGAGCTAGATTCCTACTGGCAAGGTTGTTTGGCCCAATGTGCTTCAGCTTCGGAGGATACGCTTGATGTTGACAAGATGGAAATGCCTTCAGAATTGGCTCACAACGTCATAGGTAAGTTAGATCGTTTCTTCGAAGGTTTACATCATAAAGTTGctaaaaagaataagatTGAGTTACAACAGGATTCAACTTCTAAACAATTAACAGTTTCGCAACCTGAAAACGAAACTATCAAGGGCAAAAGACGTGTGCAGTTAAGATATCATGATATTATATCTAGAGGTTGTGAAATGGGCGAAGATATGACTGAAATTTACATGAAATCACTAGAACTCTACAACGATATCCCAGGGACcattaaaaaaaatcaatttaaACTGCCAAAGactgaattgaaaaaatatcgTCCGGTAAAGGGCGGTAAATCGAAGATTGAGGTCATGAGGAAGACAAGGGAAAATTATctggaattggaaaaattgttaaaagaTAAAAGATTAACTGCTAAGGATAAAatggaattgaaaaagatgacAAGGAAGAAAATCGAGTTATCGTTAAGcaaaaagaatttctttcaagtgAAAGGATACGGACTGGACGATGATAATGACGAAGAAAGTGATCCAACTTCAAGCAATTATAATGTGGACGATGCTCTCATAAGAATACCGAGGAGAAagtaa
- the TMA23 gene encoding Tma23p (weakly similar to uniprot|Q03525 Saccharomyces cerevisiae YMR269W) yields MDGRQYLKSYGWREGEALKEGGLKKPVLVKHKYDKKGIGGAVGQEDGEAWWERLFDGHLKNLDVNVGSNGGDGITFNQKEATASGVSKNDSPLYKWFVRGESLKGTIDVKEDSKKKSVSVVSGKRKADDGGDGDKRKTKRSKSDGRNESEKVKKEKKERKKQKKEKKEKKKEKKEKKEKKEKKKLKKDKTNKNLETKN; encoded by the coding sequence ATGGATGGTAGACAGTACTTAAAGTCTTATGGTTGGAGAGAAGGTGAAGCACTGAAAGAGGGCGGCTTAAAAAAGCCTGTATTGGTAAAGCACAAATATGATAAGAAGGGTATTGGTGGTGCTGTAGGTCAGGAAGATGGTGAAGCATGGTGGGAAAGGCTATTCGATGgacatttgaaaaatttagacGTCAATGTGGGTTCAAATGGCGGTGATGGCATAACTTTTAATCAGAAGGAAGCTACGGCATCTGGTGTTTCTAAGAACGATTCTCCTCTGTACAAGTGGTTTGTTCGAGGAGAAAGTCTGAAGGGAACTATAGAtgttaaagaagattcgaagaagaagagtgTTTCCGTAGTCTCAGGCAAGAGGAAAGCagatgatggtggtgatggtgataagAGGAAAAccaaaagatcaaagagTGATGGAAGGAATGAGTCTgagaaggtgaagaaggagaagaaggagaggaagaagcaaaagaaagagaagaaagaaaagaagaaagagaagaaagaaaaaaaagagaagaaagagaagaaaaagttgaaaaagGACAAAACGAATAAAAATCTCGAGACAAAGAACTAA
- a CDS encoding uncharacterized protein (highly similar to uniprot|P13298 Saccharomyces cerevisiae YML106W URA5 Fifth step in pyrimidine biosynthesis pathway Orotate phosphoribosyltransferase 1): MPAVLEDYQKNFLDLAIESQALRFGQFTLKSGRKSPYFFNLGLFNTGKLLSNLATAYAIAIIQSDIKFDIIFGPAYKGIPLASIVCVKLAEIGGSKFQDVRYAFNRKEAKDHGEGGNIVGASLEGKRILIIDDVMTAGTAINEAFEIITANKGHTVGCIIALDRQEVISTEDREGLSATQSVSKKYGIPVLNIVSLSHIINYLEGRISADEKKEIEEYRNTYGV; encoded by the coding sequence ATGCCCGCAGTTTTAGAGGATTACCAAAAGAACTTTTTGGATTTGGCAATTGAGAGTCAAGCTCTCAGATTTGGTCAGTTCACTCTCAAAAGTGGACGTAAATCgccatatttcttcaatttagGGCTCTTCAATACTGGTAAGTTGTTATCGAATTTAGCAACAGCATATGCGATTGCCATTATTCAGTCCGATATAAAGTTTGATATTATCTTCGGACCTGCTTACAAGGGTATCCCATTAGCATCAATCGTTTGTGTTAAATTAGCAGAAATCGGTGGATCTAAATTTCAAGACGTCCGTTATGCGTTTAACAGAAAGGAAGCTAAGGATCATGGTGAAGGTGGTAACATTGTAGGTGCATCCTTGGAAGGTAAGCGTATTTTAATTATTGACGATGTCATGACTGCGGGAACTGCCATTAATGaagcatttgaaattattacCGCTAATAAAGGTCATACTGTTGGTTGTATTATCGCTCTTGACAGACAAGAAGTTATCAGTACGGAAGACAGAGAAGGTTTGAGTGCAACCCAGTCTGTGAGTAAAAAATACGGTATTCCGGTTTTAAACATTGTATCTCTTTCACACATCATTAATTACCTCGAGGGCAGAATTTCTGCGgatgagaagaaagaaattgaggAATACCGCAACACTTATGGGGTGTAG
- the SCS7 gene encoding fatty acid alpha-hydroxylase (similar to uniprot|Q03529 Saccharomyces cerevisiae YMR272C SCS7 Required for the hydroxylation of the very long chain fatty acid (VLCFA) located in the endoplasmic reticulum desaturase/hydroxylase enzyme), which yields MSTKSPTLQLFSQEQLSKHNNEKDCWVSVYQRKIYNVTEFLDEHPGGAEYILKYAGRDITEVLKDRDVHEHSESAYEILDDNYLVGYLATKEEATKLLTNKKHQVEVHLTDQNNSDFDSTTFVPELPAEEKLNIATDYGRDYKKHKFLDLNRALLPQVMFGNFSKDFYLDQVHRPRHYGKGSAPLFGNFLEPISKTPWWAIPIIWIPVVSFHFYVGFTNMNKLFSTFLFCLGIFVWTLIEYCLHRFLFHLDEWLPDNNAALTLHFLLHGVHHYLPMDRYRLVMPPTLGIVLMAPIYKTVFGLLPTYWAYSGFAGGLFGYVCYDLTHYFLHHAKLPSYMRKLKKYHLEHHYKNYQLGFGVTSWFWDNVFGTYLGPDAPLAHMKYD from the coding sequence ATGTCTACGAAATCTCCCACTCTTCAGCTGTTTTCTCAAGAACAGCTTTCAAAGCACAACAACGAGAAGGACTGTTGGGTTAGTGTCTATCAAAGAAAGATCTATAATGTCACAGAATTTCTGGATGAACATCCAGGTGGTGCTGAATACATCCTAAAATATGCAGGACGGGATATTACTGAAGTTTTAAAGGACAGAGATGTTCATGAACATAGTGAATCTGCTTACGAAATCTTAGACGATAACTATCTGGTGGGGTATTTGGCTACTAAGGAAGAGGCAACGAAATTGTTGACTAATAAAAAGCACCAGGTGGAAGTTCATCTCACTGATCAAAATAATAGCGATTTTGATTCTACTACGTTTGTCCCAGAATTACCAgcagaagaaaaattgaatattgCTACTGATTATGGCAGAGACTATAAGAAGCATAAATTTTTAGATCTAAACAGAGCATTATTACCCCAAGTTATGTTTGGTAACTTTTCTAAGGACttttatttggatcaaGTGCATAGACCAAGACATTACGGTAAAGGTTCAGCGCCATTGTTTGGAAATTTTCTGGAACCTATTTCTAAGACTCCATGGTGGGCAATTCCAATTATTTGGATACCAGTGGTCAGTTTCCACTTTTACGTTGGCTTTACCAATATGAATAAGTTATTTTCGACTTTTTTGTTCTGCTTGGGTATCTTCGTATGGACATTAATCGAATACTGTTTGCATAGATTTCTGTTCCATTTAGATGAATGGTTACCTGATAATAACGCTGCTTTGACCCTGCATTTCCTCTTACACGGTGTTCATCACTATTTACCCATGGACAGATACCGTTTAGTAATGCCACCAACTTTAGGTATCGTTTTAATGGCACCTATTTACAAGACTGTGTTTGGATTATTACCTACTTATTGGGCTTACTCTGGATTCGCAGGTGGTCTTTTCGGTTACGTTTGTTACGATCTAACTCATTATTTCTTACACCATGCTAAATTGCCTTCCTACATGCgtaaattgaagaaataccATTTGGAACACCACTATAAAAATTATCAGTTAGGATTTGGTGTCACTTCATGGTTTTGGGATAACGTTTTCGGTACTTATTTAGGACCAGATGCTCCATTGGCACATATGAAATATGATTGA